From Deltaproteobacteria bacterium, a single genomic window includes:
- a CDS encoding arsenate reductase ArsC, producing the protein MKILFVCEYNACRSQMAEGLARAFLPGSFSITSAGLYPGELNRITIEVMREIGIDISSQKSKMLAEVCEMYFDRVIVLAKPAWGATSILKTDKKILWPLEDPVAIPGEEEWLEH; encoded by the coding sequence GTGAAAATTCTCTTTGTTTGTGAATACAATGCTTGTCGGAGTCAAATGGCGGAGGGGCTGGCCCGTGCGTTCCTTCCGGGAAGTTTTTCAATAACAAGCGCCGGTCTTTATCCTGGTGAGTTGAATCGAATTACCATTGAGGTCATGAGGGAGATCGGGATCGACATCTCAAGTCAGAAGTCCAAGATGCTTGCGGAAGTGTGTGAGATGTATTTTGATCGGGTGATTGTCCTTGCCAAACCGGCATGGGGGGCCACTTCAATACTCAAAACAGATAAAAAAATCCTCTGGCCCTTGGAGGACCCCGTGGCCATTCCCGGCGAAGAAGAGTGGCTTGAGCATTGA